Genomic window (Longimicrobiales bacterium):
CTCCTTCCTGGAACGCTACCCACGAGCCGTCCGGGGAGACCACCGCCTCGTCCGCAAAGCGCATGGTCGCATGCACCCGTCGGTCACTCCCGTCCGGTCGGACCGAAACCACTCCGGTGCGGACCCCGTTCTCGCCCTCGACGGCCACCCGATCCGGGAAGAAGATTCTCCCGGCGGGACCGAACGACGCGCGAGAGACCTGGCTGCGTGAACTGCCGCCCTCTAAACCCGTCGTCGCGACCACGGTGATTTCACCGCCACCGGCCGGAACGCTCACCAGATCCCAGAAGGGATTGTGGGCCGCACCACGGCCGCGGAAGGGAGCGCCCGTACCGCGGGCTACGACCAGGTACGAGCCGTCCGGACTCCATACCGGGTTGAGGTACTCAGCCGCTTCGGTCGTGATCTGCTGAGGACTACCTCCACCCGCGGCCACCCGCCAGACATGACCGCCCTCGACGTCGTCCCAGCTCGTGAACGCGATCCATCGGCCGTCGGGCGACCAGGTCGGTGCGTGCTCGAATGGTTCGAAGCTGTCCGGTGTGACTCTGCTCGGAGTCCCCTGGGGCAGCGACTGGGTATAGACCCGTCCGATCGCCTGGAAGGCTAGGGTGCCTCCGTCGGGCGAAGCAGCGTACCAGCGCAGGAAGCGCGCCTGGAACGGCTCGTCGGTAATCCGGAACTCCGCTTTCGTCTGCTCCGAGACGGTTCGCTGAATGCGCGCGGAAAACGGAATCGTCGTGACGTCGCCTGTACCCACGTCCACACGCCGGATCTGACCGCCCTGAGACAGCACGATGGCGCCACCGTCGGGCGTCCAGTCGTAGCCCGGAACGATGCGCAGCGTCTTCATGCCTTCCGCCATGTCCTGCTCGATCGGGTCCATGACGACACGCTCGGTCCCGGTCGCCAGGTCGCGGAGCCATAGCGCGGAGCGAGGGCCGAACTGGTGGCCCTTGAAGGAAATCGTGCCGTTGGGAATGCGGCGCACGAAGGCCACGTAGCGTCCGCTCGGGTCGACTTCCGCCGCGTAGCCGCCGCCGCTCGATGCGCGGCCTTGCTGTTGGGCCTCACCTGAAGTGATCGAAATCACGAGGCCCGACTCCAGATCCTTCCGACGGACCTGCCACGAACCGGACGTCGCGTCCCGCGTCGACGCCATGAACGGGCTTCGGCTCACATGGAAATACAGGTAGCGGCCATCCTGCGAGACCGATGGCCATGCCGCGCCCGATTCGTCGCCCGTCGCGACGAGCTCGATGCCGCTTCCCCCGTCGCGGTGGTACATCCATATGCCGGACTGGCTCGGGCTTCCAGGAGTCGTCGAGCGACGGGCCTTCCTTACGACGATGTAGTCACCGTCGGGCGTCCAGGTCGGCTCGAAGAATTTCGTAGCCTGGTCTTCCACCACGGCGCGAGGGTTCGAGCCGTCGGAGTCCATGATCCAGAGGTTGTTCTGCCCGTTCCGATCGGAGATGAACGCGATTGTCTGCCCGTCGGGCGAGTAGCGGGGGTGATAACCGACAGAGACTCCGGCGTCTCGTGTCAAAAGCTCCGCCTGACCACCAGAGATCGGGATCCGATAGACGCTACCGAGGAGGTCGAAGGCGATCCACTGGCCGTCTGGGGACACGTCGGTACTCATCCACGTGCCCTCGTCGGTCGTGAAGTCGACCTCGTACGAGTCGCCACGGGCGATGGTGACGTCCCAAGCCTCCGGGGCTTCTTGAGCTCCAGAGGGCTGGACGAACAATGCGAGAAGAAGTGCGCTGAACTGCGGTAGGGAATGAGCTTTCATGCTGTCGGTCCGGTCGATGTAGAAAACGGGCGGAAAAGCTACTCGCGATCGGACGACGGGCCAGAGCCTGCTCCCTACTTCGTTCCAGCGCCTCCCGTCTGGTTCCCTCCGTTGCCGGCCCGCGGATGCCCTCGCCCGCGCCTTAGAAGCCGCCTACTCTGTAGCGGTGCGGATCCCAGTCCACTCCGAGAGAACCCATGAGCCAAACGCACACGCCGACACTGACCCTCCTGACCACCATGCTGCTCGCGGCGGTCTCGTCTCCCCTCGCCTCGCAGCAAACAGCTGATTCGGGAGACCGAAGCAAACGGCCACTTCCGCTCGAAGGGTGGGAGGAGAGCCGATCGCTCAACGTCGATCTCGATGAAGGCTCCTGGATGTCGCTCGACGTGAGTCCGGACGGGCGCACCATCGTATTCGATTTCCTCGGGGACCTTTTCACCATGCCGATCGCAGGTGGTGACGCGGCCCAGCTTCCTTCGGGGATGGCGTTCGACGCGCAGCCGCGATTCTCACCGGACGGGGCGCGTGTGGCCTTCACATCCGACCGAGGCGGCGGCCAGAACATCTGGATCATCGCCCTCGACCGATCTGATACGACCCAGATTCCGAGGGGACCCGAACGCGAGGCCCTCCCGGCGTGGCGGGCACGGAACGGATGAGCATCCGCGACACACACTTCATTTCCCATGTGCAGGAGAACACCATGAGCATACTCCGTTGGGCGGCCTCGGTCGCCCTCACCTTGGCGATTCTCGGGTCGATCCCCGAGCCCGCGGCCGCCCAGGAAGTCGACTATAACAGAGCCGAGCGCTTCCTTTCTTGGCACACGACACCGATGGTGTCGAACGACCAAGTGAACCCAAACTGGCTGGAAGACGGGCGGCGCTTCTGGTACCGAAACAGCTTGGGTGAAGGGCACGAGTTCATCTTCGTTGATCCGGGTGCGGGTGCCCGACGCCAGCTCTTCGACCACCACCGCCTCGCCTCCGCGATGTCCATGGCGGACGACACGTCTTACGTCGGCACGAAGCTGCCCTTTGACAATTTCGAGTTCGGCGAGGAACTCCGCACGATCGAGTTCGCCGCTCGGAAGCAGCAGTTCACGTGCAACATCGTCCAGTACTCCTGCATGGTCGGAGATACCGTCGCGAGCGACACCCCCTACGTCGAGTCGCCCGACGGATTGTGGGAGGCATTCGTGGTCGACTACGACCTCTACGTTCGCCCGACGGGTGGCGGAGACTCGATCCGCGTCACGACGGATGGAGAGGAGTACAACTCCTACGGACTCGGGGCGCCACGCCCCAGTCAGCTGCGGAATCCCGGCCCACGACGCCCTTCGGTCAGTTGGTCGCCCGACTCGCGGCGCGTGGCCGTATCGAGAGACGATGAGCGGGAAGTAGAGCACCATCACTACCTCTCCATGACCCCGCAGCGTCCAGAACACTTCTCCTACCCCTACGCACTTCCGGGCGACTCGATCATCCCGTACCCGGGCATTCATATCGTGTCACTGGATGTCGCTGCCACCACAGATGGTGACGGTGGGTCTCCCCTTCCGCAGGTAGCGAGCAACGTCGCCGTAGGCTTTGCGGAGCGGCCCCTTCAGTCGTCGTACGCGGGCTCCGTGCCGGACTCCGCCTGGAGTGATGACGGTGCGACGCTCTACGTGACGTCTACCGATCGCGGATATAAGAACATGTGGCTCACGGCCGTGAACGTGAACACCGGAGCGGAGCGCATTCTGGCTCACGAGACGGGCAAGACCTACGTCGAGATGGGCCACGGCACTCGACTCGATCCGGCGTCTTGGTACGTGTTCCAGAACGATGACGTCCTCTGGTGGTCGCAGCGTGACGGGTGGGCCCATCTGTACATGCTCGGCGCCGACGGCGCAGTGAAGACCCAGCTCACCTCGGGTGCATGGATGGTCGAGCGAGTCCTCCGCGTCGATGAGGCCTCGGGTCAGATCTACTTCATTGCGCGGGGTCGCGAGGCGGACCGGTTCATCTATGAGGCGTACATGTATCGGATCAATCGGGATGGGTCAGGTCTGACGCTGGTGACCCCACAAGAAGGCCACCACGAGATCACCTGGTCACCGGACGGATCCGTCTTTGTAGATCGCTGGTCTCAGATCGACGTACCGGCGCAGATCGCACTGAAGTCCGGAGCCGATGGGCGGACGATCATGCCGCTCGAAGCAGCCAATGTGGACCGCCTGACGGCAGAGCTCGACTTCCAGCCGGCGGAGGTCTTCACCGTGAAAGCTCGTGACGGCATCACGGACCTCTACGGGCTGATCTACTTCCCGCCGAACCTCGATCCGGAAGCGGAATACCCGATCATCTCGCATATCTATCCGGGCCCACAGGTCGGCTCGGTCGGGCGGGCGTGGAACTACCGCGGCGGTGGAGACGACTTCGCGCTCGCACAGCTCGGCTTCATCGTGATCCAGCTCGATCACATGGGGACGCCGTGGAGGTCGAAGGCCTTCCACGACAACTACTACGGTGACTTCAACGACAACGGACTGCCGGATCACATTACGGCCATCCAGCAGCTCGCGGCGCGGTATCCGGTCATCGATATCGACCGCGTGGGGATGTACGGACACTCGGGCGGGGGCTTCGCGACCGCCGACGCCATGTTCCGCTTCCCGGACTTCTTCAAGGTCGGCGTGTCGGGTGCTGGCAACCACGACAACGCCACCTACAACATCTACTGGGCGGAGAAGTACCAGGGTGAGCTGACGCGCGACGAGGACACGGGCGTCGACAACTTCCAGGAAGAGGCGAACAAGTCGCATGTCGCGAACCTCCAGGGGAAGTTGCTGCTGATGCACGGCGACATGGACGACAACGTCCACCCTGCCATGACCATCCAGGTCGTGGACGAGTTGATCAAGGCCAACAAGGACTTCGATCTGCTCATCGCGCCGAATCGGGCCCACGGGCTCAACGAACCGTACTTCGTGCGGAAGCGCTGGGACTACTTCGTGACGCACCTCCTCGGCGCCGAGCCGCCAAGTGAGTACGTGATACAGCGTCCGCAGAACTGACCGAATGAAGGACGGGTAGGGGCCCGGCAGGGCCCCTACCCGGATCTTTCCCGCCCGGCTGTATCCCGGTTTGTAGTGCCTAGCGGATATTCCAACCGTTGACCGACCCGCCGTTGAGGAGACGATCCAGTTCCTGGAACTCGACCCGGCTTTTGATGACCTACGAGAGCATCCGGGCTATCAGGAGCTCGTCGCGGGACGCTGATTCGCGTCAGCGATCCCTATCGCTCACCGGCACCGTCCCCATCGGCTTCAGATACGTCTCCCACCACCCGAGCTCGTTGATCATCCGGTGCACGTTGTTCCAGTGACCGCGGATGCCATGCGCCATGCCCTCGTAGATGATGAGCTTCGTGGGCACCCGCTGCTTCTTGAGCGACGTGTAGAGCTGGATCGACCCCTCCAACGGAACGCGGTAGTCGTCCTCTCCGTGCACGAACAACGTGGCGGCCTTTACTCCACCAGAGTTGAGGTAGGCGGACTGCCGGATCATGACCTCTCTGGCTTCCGGATCCCAGGGCGGTCCGAGGAACTCCATCTCCTTCGTGCGAGCGACATCCGATAGCGCGTAGTTGCTCGTCCAGTTCGAGGCGCCTGCGCCGGGCACGGCAGCCTTGAAGCGGTCCGGATATCGGGTGATCAGCCAGTTGGTCAGGATGCCGCCGTACGAGTGGCCGGTCGAGCCCACGCGATCTCGGTCGATCGGGTATTGCTCGATGAGGTGGTCGACGCCAGCCAGCACGTCTTCGCCGTCGTTGGTGCCCCAGGCTCCCCACGTTCCCCATTTGAAGTCGTCCCCGTAGCCTGTCGAGCTGCGGAAGTTGGGTAGGAATACGAAGTACCCGTTTGCGGCGAACAGCATGTTCTTGAAGTTGAAGCCGTATCCCGAGGCGCTGTGCGGCCCTCCGTGGTTGACGACGATCAGTGGGTACGTGCCGGCCTCAGGGTCGTAGCCGTAGGGGTACAGCAGGAATCCCTCGACCGGTGTGCCGTCGTAACTCGTGTAGAGGATGCGCTCCGAAGGGCGACTGGCTAACTCGACCTCGGATAGGAAGTCCTCGTGCACGTCGGTCAGTCGGCGCTCGTTCTGTCCGTCGATGTCTGCTACATAGATGTCAGAAGGGCGCTCGAACTCGCCGACGGCGTACGTCATGCGTTGGAACGACTGATCGATATCTAGCCCTTGGATTCGGCGTTCACCCGTCGTGACCTGCTCGACTCCGCCTCCGTCTGGGGAGACTCGGAAGAGGTGCCTCCCGCCGCCGATACCGGTGACGAGGTAGATGTAGCGACTGTCCGGCGACCACATCGGCGCACCCGCATCCAGATCCCAGTCGGCCGTGAGGTTGACGGGGTCTCCGCCGTCGGCCGGTCGGATGTAGAGGTCGCGGGGTCCGCCGTGCCTCAGCTTACGGTCGATGATCATGTTGGTGCCGAAGCCACGCGTATACGAAATCCACCGACCGTCGGGTGAGAAACCTGCTCCCGAGTAGGTGTAGCCGTCATCGGTGAGGCGGGTGAGCTGCCCTTCCACCGTGACCATGAAGAGGTCTGACCGGCCGTAGGCCAGTTCGTCGAGCACGGCTTCGTCGGCGCTGAAGAGCAGTGAACTCCCGTCCGGCCGCCACTGCACGCCACTCGGTCGCAGTCCCAGGCTTGTCAGCTGTCGAGCTTCACCCGAGCCCGCGGCGGGCGTGAGGAAGATTTCCGTCAAAGGCTGAACGTCAGGGTCAGGCAGTGGGAAGCTT
Coding sequences:
- a CDS encoding DPP IV N-terminal domain-containing protein; amino-acid sequence: MSILRWAASVALTLAILGSIPEPAAAQEVDYNRAERFLSWHTTPMVSNDQVNPNWLEDGRRFWYRNSLGEGHEFIFVDPGAGARRQLFDHHRLASAMSMADDTSYVGTKLPFDNFEFGEELRTIEFAARKQQFTCNIVQYSCMVGDTVASDTPYVESPDGLWEAFVVDYDLYVRPTGGGDSIRVTTDGEEYNSYGLGAPRPSQLRNPGPRRPSVSWSPDSRRVAVSRDDEREVEHHHYLSMTPQRPEHFSYPYALPGDSIIPYPGIHIVSLDVAATTDGDGGSPLPQVASNVAVGFAERPLQSSYAGSVPDSAWSDDGATLYVTSTDRGYKNMWLTAVNVNTGAERILAHETGKTYVEMGHGTRLDPASWYVFQNDDVLWWSQRDGWAHLYMLGADGAVKTQLTSGAWMVERVLRVDEASGQIYFIARGREADRFIYEAYMYRINRDGSGLTLVTPQEGHHEITWSPDGSVFVDRWSQIDVPAQIALKSGADGRTIMPLEAANVDRLTAELDFQPAEVFTVKARDGITDLYGLIYFPPNLDPEAEYPIISHIYPGPQVGSVGRAWNYRGGGDDFALAQLGFIVIQLDHMGTPWRSKAFHDNYYGDFNDNGLPDHITAIQQLAARYPVIDIDRVGMYGHSGGGFATADAMFRFPDFFKVGVSGAGNHDNATYNIYWAEKYQGELTRDEDTGVDNFQEEANKSHVANLQGKLLLMHGDMDDNVHPAMTIQVVDELIKANKDFDLLIAPNRAHGLNEPYFVRKRWDYFVTHLLGAEPPSEYVIQRPQN
- a CDS encoding S9 family peptidase, with amino-acid sequence MRRIILSLGVVLLASVPASAQTGRQLTLEDYYSVKSVGSPLISPEGDWVAYTVSLRIEETNGTATESWIARADGSAEPVRVQRNGQDVSDPRWAADGLLRVSHQDLTWLVDPSRLSEPAVRDNSVDPDGPTSPDGRWLAITRDTPMPAVAQPELTAFEQRHEERFKGEAFDWYPFRRDRQSFPLPDPDVQPLTEIFLTPAAGSGEARQLTSLGLRPSGVQWRPDGSSLLFSADEAVLDELAYGRSDLFMVTVEGQLTRLTDDGYTYSGAGFSPDGRWISYTRGFGTNMIIDRKLRHGGPRDLYIRPADGGDPVNLTADWDLDAGAPMWSPDSRYIYLVTGIGGGRHLFRVSPDGGGVEQVTTGERRIQGLDIDQSFQRMTYAVGEFERPSDIYVADIDGQNERRLTDVHEDFLSEVELASRPSERILYTSYDGTPVEGFLLYPYGYDPEAGTYPLIVVNHGGPHSASGYGFNFKNMLFAANGYFVFLPNFRSSTGYGDDFKWGTWGAWGTNDGEDVLAGVDHLIEQYPIDRDRVGSTGHSYGGILTNWLITRYPDRFKAAVPGAGASNWTSNYALSDVARTKEMEFLGPPWDPEAREVMIRQSAYLNSGGVKAATLFVHGEDDYRVPLEGSIQLYTSLKKQRVPTKLIIYEGMAHGIRGHWNNVHRMINELGWWETYLKPMGTVPVSDRDR
- a CDS encoding amidohydrolase family protein; this translates as MKAHSLPQFSALLLALFVQPSGAQEAPEAWDVTIARGDSYEVDFTTDEGTWMSTDVSPDGQWIAFDLLGSVYRIPISGGQAELLTRDAGVSVGYHPRYSPDGQTIAFISDRNGQNNLWIMDSDGSNPRAVVEDQATKFFEPTWTPDGDYIVVRKARRSTTPGSPSQSGIWMYHRDGGSGIELVATGDESGAAWPSVSQDGRYLYFHVSRSPFMASTRDATSGSWQVRRKDLESGLVISITSGEAQQQGRASSGGGYAAEVDPSGRYVAFVRRIPNGTISFKGHQFGPRSALWLRDLATGTERVVMDPIEQDMAEGMKTLRIVPGYDWTPDGGAIVLSQGGQIRRVDVGTGDVTTIPFSARIQRTVSEQTKAEFRITDEPFQARFLRWYAASPDGGTLAFQAIGRVYTQSLPQGTPSRVTPDSFEPFEHAPTWSPDGRWIAFTSWDDVEGGHVWRVAAGGGSPQQITTEAAEYLNPVWSPDGSYLVVARGTGAPFRGRGAAHNPFWDLVSVPAGGGEITVVATTGLEGGSSRSQVSRASFGPAGRIFFPDRVAVEGENGVRTGVVSVRPDGSDRRVHATMRFADEAVVSPDGSWVAFQEGDNVYVAPFPYNSMGGDPLELDKSGGTVPIRQVSTEGGLYPTWRGNDVLDFGSGPHFFSYRPDDETTDSVDVTLMVDRRIPDGSIALTNARIVTLDNRQVIERGTVVVRGSRIECVGNCDTGGADEVMDLAGATIIPGFVDMHAHHYREHRGLQPQHDFEQAVYLAYGVTTNLDNSMWSQNVFPTGELIRAGGLVGPRTYSSGDPLYAGDGGRQNEITSYEVADQNVGRLADWGAVAIKQYLQPRRDQRQWISDAARKRGLMLTSEGSDLPYNMSMIMDGQTGFEHPMSYMPLHSDAAKFFGATKTVYSPTFIVGGAGAWNEEYFFQESDVWEDPKQQTWMPWRQVIPHTRRRVLRPDTDYSFPFIAQGLADVIAEGGYGAIGSHGQMHGIGSHWEIWMTEAGTGPMGALEVASLHGAYFLGAQDDLGSITVGKLADLIVLNSNPLDDIRNTTDMRYVMQGGVVYDADSLDEVWPVAKPYGERWWVDPTGWLADDRPVNYWENNR